The genome window CGCGTCTGGTCGACTTGCCGGTGCTGCGAGGACGGCTGAAGTTCGCCTCCTACTTCCCGAAGCACGACGAGAGCTATCCCATGTGGAATCACCTCTTCTACGGCTTCGCCAAGCCGATTCGCGACCTCGTCGCCGAGGATGTCTCGCCGCTCACCCTTCGACGTTTCGAGCGGGCGGTGACCGACATCGCGAAATGGCAGGGCAAGAGGCGCTTCGTGGCCGAGTACTCGGGCTGGTCCCGCATCGACTTTTTCAAGGCCATTTTTCCCGGTGCCAAGTTCATCCATATCGTCAGAGACGGCAGAGCCGTCGCCAACTCGCTGACCCACGTCGAGTGGTGGCAGGGCTGGGAAGGCGTCTACAAATGGCGTTGGGGGATACCCGAGCCCGATCTCCTGGAAAAGCTGAGGCAATACGATCACTCTTTCGTCGCCCTGGCGGGAATTCACTGGACGCTTCTCATACGGAACATCGTGGCGAAATCCCGCATGCTGCCGGCGAGAGACTTCCACCTGGTGCGGTACGAGGACTTGGTCGCAAACCCCCGGGAGACGGCGCGAGCTTGCATTCGGTTCGCTGGCCTCGACGACGACTCGCCTCGGTTCCTCAAGCATCTCGATTCCGTCGAGATCGTAAATGCCAACGAGTCCCAACTTCGTATTCCCAGCTGGAAGAGCAATCTGACTCCGGCTCAGATCGACATGCTCAACGATATCTGCGGTGAATCGCTGGAATTCTTCGGGTATCCGATCGGCTCGGATCATCCGGCGTCGGAGATCGCCGAGGTCGGCTCTCGCTTCGTCCACCGAAGCAAAGCGAGAGCGCTCAAATGAAAGCCTGGCGTCGTCTTTGAGCACCGTTTCGACCCTCCCGAGATCCAAGACAAGGCCTTCCCCGAGAGCCAACGAGCACCTGGTCGTAGCCGCCAAGGGCAGTGGCATCACTTTCGCGGGAAAACTGTTGATGTCCCTGCTCAGCTTCGCCTTCAGCATCCTCGCGGCGCGCTTTCTCGGTGTCGAGTCTTACGGGGTATACAAGCTCGCCATCACCGTTTGCACTCTGCTGGTAGCCATATGCTTTCTCGGACTCGACGGGGGCGTGGTCCGTTACATTCCGATCGCTCTCAAGGAAAGAGACGACGGCAAGGTTTGGGGAGTAATACAACTGGGAACGGCGATGCCCGGATTGGTGGGTCTGCTCGTGGCGGCGGTGTTTTTTCTTGGCGCCGATTTCCTCGCCAATAGCATCTTCGAAGACCCATCGCTCGCGCCGGTTTTGCGAATCATGGTTTTGGCGATTCCGATCCGAGTCGTGACCAC of Vicinamibacteria bacterium contains these proteins:
- a CDS encoding sulfotransferase: MEEHSHEGPLDRPVFVMGTGRCGLTPLMQLIAYHPDFAWPSNYHKRFPRRYPVALLSRLVDLPVLRGRLKFASYFPKHDESYPMWNHLFYGFAKPIRDLVAEDVSPLTLRRFERAVTDIAKWQGKRRFVAEYSGWSRIDFFKAIFPGAKFIHIVRDGRAVANSLTHVEWWQGWEGVYKWRWGIPEPDLLEKLRQYDHSFVALAGIHWTLLIRNIVAKSRMLPARDFHLVRYEDLVANPRETARACIRFAGLDDDSPRFLKHLDSVEIVNANESQLRIPSWKSNLTPAQIDMLNDICGESLEFFGYPIGSDHPASEIAEVGSRFVHRSKARALK
- a CDS encoding oligosaccharide flippase family protein, with protein sequence MSLLSFAFSILAARFLGVESYGVYKLAITVCTLLVAICFLGLDGGVVRYIPIALKERDDGKVWGVIQLGTAMPGLVGLLVAAVFFLGADFLANSIFEDPSLAPVLRIMVLAIPIRVVTTALGAICAGFKQVQCGTYADDIGFNLIKLLLAVALLVLGFGIIGLAIGYVLAAIGSVSIAFAFANRL